One genomic window of Terriglobales bacterium includes the following:
- a CDS encoding BON domain-containing protein, with product MMRRKRYWLLLLLVGAMALPLLAQSTNSTPAMGNTQDARSTGGGKYDQQIQSDINKYLQGRSQFQGVHATVEDGVVTLTGNVNRLIDKLDAEKKAHSIDHVQGVRDEIQVQSNVSDDDLRKKLAERLRYDRVGYGVAYNALSIDVQNGIVTVSGSVHDYPSRDSALAIIETTPGVKGVIDNITVQPTSPFDDDLRIRLAQAIYGHPALQRYAMDPQAPIRIVVENGHVTLYGVVDSQMDKQIAETQAKSVPGVFSVDDKLVVAGENKQK from the coding sequence ATGATGCGGAGAAAGCGATATTGGCTTTTGTTGCTGCTGGTTGGCGCGATGGCGCTGCCCTTGCTGGCACAGAGCACGAACAGCACACCCGCGATGGGTAACACTCAAGATGCCAGGAGCACCGGGGGTGGAAAATACGATCAGCAGATCCAAAGTGATATCAACAAGTACCTCCAAGGTCGTAGCCAATTTCAGGGAGTTCACGCCACGGTCGAGGACGGTGTAGTCACCCTCACCGGGAATGTTAACCGGCTGATTGACAAACTGGACGCCGAGAAGAAGGCCCACAGTATTGACCACGTACAGGGCGTTCGAGACGAAATCCAGGTGCAGAGCAATGTTTCCGACGACGACTTGCGAAAAAAACTGGCGGAAAGGTTGCGCTACGATCGCGTCGGGTACGGGGTCGCCTATAACGCTTTATCCATTGACGTTCAGAACGGAATCGTGACCGTGAGCGGTTCGGTGCACGATTATCCCAGCCGCGATTCCGCGCTGGCGATTATCGAGACCACACCCGGGGTAAAGGGTGTGATTGACAACATCACGGTGCAACCGACATCACCCTTCGATGACGACTTGCGCATCCGGCTGGCCCAAGCCATTTACGGCCACCCGGCCCTGCAGAGGTACGCCATGGATCCACAGGCTCCAATTCGCATTGTGGTTGAGAACGGACATGTAACGCTCTATGGCGTGGTGGATAGCCAGATGGACAAACAAATCGCCGAGACCCAGGCCAAATCTGTGCCCGGCGTCTTCAGCGTGGATGACAAACTGGTAGTTGCGGGAGAAAACAAACAGAAGTAA
- the mqnE gene encoding aminofutalosine synthase MqnE, with amino-acid sequence MAPAQALPAHAFQTDDPRLNSIAEKVLNRQRLDSDDALTLYRSSDILAIGWLANHVRERLHGDHTYFNVNRHINPTNVCVAACRLCAFGRKKDAPGAYTMALEEAWQTAASGYSEAVTEFHIVGGLHPDLPFQYFLDLVSGLKQRFPNVHLKAFTMVEVAYLAKRAKLSIRETLQQLKTAGVDSLPGGGAEIFADRIRHIICDHKIDGDQWLETARTAHQLGLRSNATMLYGHVENDEDRVDHLLKLRALQDDTGGFQTFIPLAFHPPNTALEHLPATTGMLDIRQIAIGRLVLDNFPHIKAYWQMLTPRIAQISLRFGADDLDGTVIEEKIYHDAGATTPQGLRRQDLIRLIREAGRTPVERDTLYRPVERTETSVTVAV; translated from the coding sequence GTGGCTCCTGCGCAAGCGCTTCCGGCACACGCCTTTCAGACTGACGATCCGCGGCTGAATTCCATCGCGGAAAAAGTGCTCAATCGCCAGCGGCTCGATAGTGACGACGCGCTCACGCTGTATCGTTCTTCCGACATTTTGGCCATTGGTTGGCTAGCCAATCACGTGCGTGAGCGATTGCACGGCGACCATACTTACTTCAACGTTAACCGCCATATCAATCCTACGAACGTATGTGTGGCGGCATGCCGTTTGTGCGCCTTTGGCCGCAAGAAAGACGCGCCAGGCGCCTACACCATGGCGCTCGAGGAAGCCTGGCAGACGGCCGCTTCCGGCTATAGCGAGGCGGTAACAGAATTTCACATCGTCGGTGGGCTCCATCCCGACCTGCCGTTCCAGTATTTTCTCGATCTGGTGTCTGGCCTCAAGCAGCGCTTTCCCAACGTTCACCTGAAAGCCTTCACGATGGTGGAGGTTGCCTACCTTGCCAAGCGCGCCAAGCTCTCTATCCGCGAAACGCTGCAGCAATTGAAGACAGCGGGCGTGGATTCACTCCCCGGGGGTGGCGCTGAGATCTTCGCCGACCGCATTCGCCACATTATCTGCGACCACAAGATTGATGGCGACCAGTGGCTGGAAACTGCGCGAACAGCACACCAGCTGGGGTTGCGGTCCAACGCCACCATGCTCTATGGGCACGTGGAAAACGACGAAGACCGGGTTGACCACTTGCTGAAACTGCGTGCTCTGCAGGATGACACTGGAGGATTCCAAACCTTCATTCCTCTGGCATTCCATCCTCCCAATACCGCACTTGAGCATCTGCCCGCGACAACCGGAATGCTCGACATCCGCCAAATTGCTATCGGCCGCTTGGTGCTCGACAACTTCCCCCACATCAAGGCCTACTGGCAGATGCTGACCCCGCGGATAGCGCAGATCTCGCTGCGATTTGGCGCCGACGATCTCGATGGCACCGTGATCGAGGAGAAGATCTATCACGACGCTGGCGCCACTACGCCGCAAGGCCTGCGCCGCCAAGATCTGATTCGTCTGATTCGCGAAGCCGGGCGTACTCCCGTGGAGCGCGACACTCTGTATAGGCCGGTGGAGCGGACAGAGACCTCGGTGACGGTTGCCGTCTAG
- a CDS encoding DUF1572 domain-containing protein, which yields MPHTFTTSYLEDSFAVFGYYKKLAERAMEQITDEQLFAVQDNEMNSIAIIVKHMVGNMRSRWTDFLNSDGEKPDRNRDSEFVDPPATREDVMKLWAEGWGLLFAALRPLSDADLGRKITIRGEAHSVMQAINRQIAHYAYHVGQIVFLCKHFQSAQWKSLTVPRNKSAAFNAKVLAGEASQR from the coding sequence ATGCCTCACACCTTCACAACCTCGTATCTCGAGGATTCGTTTGCCGTTTTCGGGTATTACAAGAAACTCGCCGAGCGGGCCATGGAGCAGATCACCGACGAACAGTTGTTCGCAGTGCAAGACAATGAGATGAATTCCATCGCGATCATAGTGAAGCACATGGTCGGGAACATGCGATCACGCTGGACAGACTTTCTCAACAGTGATGGAGAGAAGCCGGACCGCAACCGCGACAGCGAGTTTGTAGATCCGCCAGCAACTCGTGAAGACGTTATGAAACTCTGGGCAGAGGGTTGGGGCTTGCTCTTTGCAGCGCTACGGCCACTCTCGGATGCGGATTTGGGTCGCAAGATCACCATCCGCGGCGAGGCACATTCGGTGATGCAAGCCATTAACCGCCAGATCGCCCATTATGCCTATCATGTCGGGCAGATTGTGTTTCTGTGCAAACATTTTCAAAGCGCCCAATGGAAATCATTAACTGTGCCACGCAACAAATCCGCTGCTTTCAATGCTAAAGTGCTGGCGGGGGAAGCCAGCCAGCGCTAG
- a CDS encoding methyltransferase domain-containing protein encodes MVSRPYALLARFYDQLMPGVPEMNRHARQKILGKILPKLQSVCDLGCGTGATAVDFAQRGKKVYAVDVSSGMCAVARDRLRKNGLSGRVLHGDMRNFRLPQPVDLVTCEFAAINHLTRKSELGRVFHSVWRALNPGGFFYFDLNSELAFAPLPEMAHCFESPEFLCVLRGQLDKRRGIGTVTLDWFIPMGTFWRRHKERIPHIWWSDAEIRRELKAAGFRNIRFFDGVQVRPPSPDNHPGYDLYYLSQK; translated from the coding sequence ATGGTCTCCCGACCCTACGCTCTCTTGGCGCGCTTCTATGATCAACTGATGCCTGGGGTGCCGGAGATGAACCGCCACGCCAGGCAGAAGATCCTAGGCAAAATTCTGCCCAAGCTGCAGTCTGTTTGTGACTTGGGCTGCGGGACCGGCGCCACCGCTGTGGACTTTGCGCAGAGGGGGAAAAAAGTTTACGCCGTAGATGTTTCCTCGGGGATGTGCGCAGTGGCACGGGATCGGCTGCGAAAAAATGGCCTATCCGGGCGCGTACTGCACGGGGACATGCGAAATTTTCGGTTGCCTCAGCCAGTGGACCTGGTGACATGCGAGTTTGCAGCGATCAATCATCTGACCCGGAAAAGCGAGTTGGGGCGTGTTTTCCATTCCGTTTGGCGAGCGCTGAATCCTGGCGGATTCTTCTACTTTGATCTGAACAGCGAGCTTGCCTTTGCGCCATTGCCGGAGATGGCACACTGTTTCGAGTCGCCCGAGTTCCTTTGCGTACTTCGCGGCCAGTTGGACAAGCGCCGTGGCATCGGGACGGTGACCCTGGACTGGTTCATACCTATGGGCACGTTCTGGCGCCGCCACAAAGAGCGCATACCGCACATCTGGTGGTCGGACGCGGAAATTCGGCGCGAACTCAAAGCTGCGGGGTTCCGCAACATTCGCTTCTTTGATGGCGTGCAAGTGCGTCCACCCTCGCCCGACAATCACCCTGGGTACGATCTCTATTATTTGTCGCAGAAGTAA
- a CDS encoding N(4)-(beta-N-acetylglucosaminyl)-L-asparaginase gives MSISRRDFIATTALGAVALSAEAKQIAKGQPSAAGAQKVAKKPVLVCAANGFNYLDDGYKILSSGGDTLEAALRVVKGPEDDPNDQSVGLGGLPNEEGVVELDSCCMHGPTRRAGSVGGVREIKNVSLVARGVMEHTGHVMLVGEGAQKFAVALGFPRENLLTEPSRKTWLLWKEFNSERDWWGPGLADRRWRPPEQKQAASWSAPPISAIQQKIQKLEQIAAELGIAPDHRMRAIRQVLFPPTGTIHCSALNEKGEMSGTTTTSGLSWKLPGRCGDSPIIGAGCYTDQDVGSAGATGSGEENIKVAGAHTIIENMRHGMSPFDAGMDALKRIVRNYNNDMTRLRFVDMVYYILRKDGAYAGVSLWTGYEPGKPHKIAIHDGTKRLEQTVAVFNGASQEWPPMPEIPK, from the coding sequence ATGTCCATCTCGCGACGGGATTTCATTGCCACCACTGCATTAGGAGCCGTTGCTCTCAGCGCTGAAGCCAAACAAATCGCAAAGGGTCAGCCCTCGGCTGCCGGCGCCCAGAAGGTCGCGAAAAAGCCAGTGTTGGTCTGCGCCGCCAACGGATTTAACTACCTCGACGATGGATACAAGATCCTCAGCAGCGGCGGCGACACGCTGGAAGCCGCATTGCGCGTAGTGAAGGGGCCCGAAGACGACCCCAACGATCAGAGCGTCGGCCTGGGCGGCCTGCCGAACGAAGAAGGTGTGGTTGAGCTCGACTCATGCTGCATGCACGGGCCGACGCGACGTGCTGGGTCGGTGGGCGGAGTCCGCGAAATCAAGAATGTTTCGCTGGTCGCGCGCGGCGTGATGGAGCACACCGGCCACGTGATGCTCGTGGGCGAGGGCGCGCAGAAGTTTGCAGTCGCGCTGGGATTTCCTCGCGAGAACCTGCTCACGGAGCCTTCGCGGAAAACCTGGCTGCTATGGAAAGAGTTTAATTCAGAGCGCGACTGGTGGGGCCCAGGCTTGGCGGATCGGCGCTGGCGGCCACCGGAGCAAAAGCAGGCGGCTTCCTGGTCGGCTCCGCCGATCTCCGCGATTCAGCAAAAGATACAGAAGCTGGAGCAGATCGCTGCAGAGTTGGGCATTGCGCCCGACCATCGCATGCGTGCGATCCGGCAAGTCTTGTTCCCGCCAACCGGCACGATCCATTGCTCCGCATTAAACGAGAAAGGTGAAATGTCCGGCACCACCACAACCAGCGGCCTCTCTTGGAAGCTTCCGGGACGCTGTGGCGACTCGCCCATCATAGGCGCGGGCTGCTATACCGACCAGGACGTGGGCTCTGCGGGCGCGACCGGCAGTGGGGAAGAAAACATTAAAGTCGCCGGTGCGCACACCATTATCGAGAACATGCGCCATGGGATGTCGCCGTTTGATGCCGGCATGGACGCGCTCAAGCGCATTGTTCGCAATTACAACAATGACATGACCCGGCTGCGTTTTGTGGACATGGTCTACTACATTTTGCGAAAGGATGGGGCCTACGCAGGTGTCTCGCTTTGGACTGGCTACGAGCCTGGGAAACCCCACAAGATCGCAATTCATGATGGGACGAAACGGCTGGAGCAAACCGTGGCCGTGTTTAATGGCGCATCGCAGGAATGGCCGCCCATGCCGGAGATCCCCAAATAG
- the guaA gene encoding glutamine-hydrolyzing GMP synthase: MEAHSIVVLDFGAQYSQLIARRIREQNIFSVVLPCNSSLEEIRRYSPAGIILSGGPSSVYDQDAPAADQRVFSMGVPVLGICYGLQYMVHKLGGKVRPAAKREYGHANVELQNGSRLFEGLPKAMAVWMSHGDEAVELPAGFHLTAKSPNAVAAIENPEQKWWAVQFHPEVHHTRLGNEILRNFALNICAAQPTWTGQRFIEDSIEEVRKRVGPTGRAICALSGGVDSSVAATLVHRAIGDRLTCVFVNNGVLRKNEFQKVQQNLRDKLGLHLVAVDASERFLSKLAGVTDPEKKRRIIGNEFIAVFDEEADRIRHEHSHVEFLVQGTLYPDVIESRSVRGPSQTIKTHHNVGGLPEKMKLKLIEPLKDLFKDEVRKIGRDLGMPEEILQRQPFPGPGLAVRIVGEVTPERIAILQEADDIVVTEIKNAGLYHKIWQSFAVLLPVMSVGVMGDQRTYAYTCAIRAVHSEDGMTADWVPLPHEVLKTISSRLVNEVKGINRVVYDITSKPPGTIEWE, translated from the coding sequence GTGGAAGCCCACTCTATTGTCGTCCTTGATTTCGGAGCCCAATACTCGCAACTGATTGCGCGCCGCATCCGCGAACAAAATATTTTTTCGGTGGTTCTTCCCTGTAATTCTTCGCTAGAAGAGATTCGCCGTTACTCGCCTGCAGGAATTATTCTCTCCGGCGGCCCCTCGTCCGTGTATGACCAAGACGCACCCGCCGCCGATCAACGTGTCTTCAGCATGGGTGTGCCGGTGCTGGGCATCTGTTATGGGCTGCAATACATGGTTCACAAGCTGGGAGGTAAGGTGCGGCCCGCGGCTAAGCGCGAGTATGGCCATGCCAATGTGGAACTGCAGAATGGCTCGCGACTCTTTGAGGGACTGCCCAAAGCGATGGCCGTCTGGATGTCGCACGGCGATGAAGCCGTCGAATTGCCCGCGGGCTTCCATCTGACGGCGAAGTCCCCCAATGCGGTGGCGGCAATCGAAAATCCAGAGCAGAAATGGTGGGCTGTGCAATTCCACCCGGAGGTACACCACACCCGTCTGGGAAACGAGATCCTGCGCAATTTCGCGCTCAACATTTGTGCTGCCCAGCCGACCTGGACAGGGCAGCGCTTTATAGAGGACAGCATCGAAGAAGTCCGCAAGAGGGTGGGCCCCACAGGTCGCGCCATCTGCGCTCTGTCCGGAGGGGTTGATTCCTCGGTGGCGGCCACACTGGTACACCGGGCTATAGGCGACCGACTCACCTGCGTTTTCGTCAACAATGGGGTGCTGCGCAAGAACGAGTTTCAAAAGGTACAGCAGAACCTGCGTGACAAGCTTGGGCTGCACTTGGTTGCGGTGGATGCCTCCGAGCGTTTCCTCTCCAAGCTGGCGGGGGTGACCGATCCGGAGAAAAAGCGGCGCATCATCGGCAACGAATTTATCGCAGTCTTCGACGAGGAAGCTGACCGCATCAGGCATGAACACAGCCACGTAGAGTTCTTAGTTCAAGGAACGCTTTATCCAGATGTGATCGAATCCCGGTCCGTGCGCGGGCCCTCGCAGACCATCAAGACCCATCACAACGTCGGCGGCCTGCCGGAGAAGATGAAGCTCAAACTTATCGAACCTTTAAAGGATTTGTTTAAGGATGAAGTCCGCAAAATCGGCCGCGATCTTGGCATGCCAGAGGAAATCCTTCAGCGGCAGCCATTCCCCGGGCCAGGTTTGGCCGTGCGCATTGTCGGCGAAGTTACCCCGGAGCGTATTGCTATTCTTCAGGAGGCCGACGACATTGTTGTCACGGAGATTAAAAACGCCGGACTCTACCATAAGATCTGGCAATCTTTCGCGGTGCTCCTACCGGTGATGTCTGTGGGCGTCATGGGCGATCAACGAACATACGCATACACTTGCGCGATCCGTGCGGTACACTCCGAAGATGGCATGACTGCCGACTGGGTGCCGCTCCCGCATGAAGTCCTGAAGACCATCTCCAGCCGATTGGTGAACGAAGTCAAAGGTATCAACCGCGTGGTTTACGACATTACCTCCAAACCGCCAGGCACGATTGAGTGGGAGTAG
- a CDS encoding protein-L-isoaspartate(D-aspartate) O-methyltransferase, whose product MSGNGQSDPFAEQRLRMCEEQLVSRGIRDPQVLAAMQKVPRHEFLPPKYRDQAYGDHPIPIGEGQTISQPYIVAVMLQMLALRPVHTVLEVGTGSGYQTALLAEIASRVFTIERHASLAGVARSTLTQLGYANVTLQIGDGSQGLEAFAPFDAIIVSAASPHVPPALLSQLREDGRMVVPVGNSQAQELQLVRKQNGSPVVTATEGCRFVPLVGSQGFPSGW is encoded by the coding sequence ATGTCCGGAAACGGCCAATCCGATCCATTTGCCGAACAGCGCCTGCGCATGTGCGAGGAGCAGTTGGTCAGTCGCGGCATTCGCGATCCGCAAGTGTTGGCTGCGATGCAGAAAGTTCCTCGACACGAATTTCTCCCTCCCAAGTATCGCGACCAGGCATATGGAGACCATCCCATTCCGATCGGCGAGGGGCAGACCATCTCCCAACCTTATATCGTGGCCGTCATGCTTCAGATGCTAGCCCTTAGGCCAGTTCACACCGTGTTGGAAGTGGGAACAGGGTCCGGGTATCAGACGGCGCTGTTGGCTGAAATTGCTTCACGGGTCTTCACCATCGAACGACACGCGTCCCTCGCCGGTGTGGCTCGCTCAACCTTGACGCAGCTAGGGTACGCCAACGTTACTCTCCAGATTGGAGATGGCAGCCAGGGGCTGGAGGCTTTCGCGCCCTTCGATGCCATTATTGTTTCCGCAGCTTCGCCCCATGTGCCGCCTGCTCTTTTGTCCCAATTACGCGAAGACGGCCGCATGGTGGTGCCCGTGGGCAATTCACAAGCCCAGGAACTGCAGCTTGTCCGCAAGCAGAACGGCTCGCCTGTGGTGACTGCAACGGAGGGCTGCCGCTTTGTCCCGCTGGTGGGGTCACAAGGTTTTCCCTCGGGATGGTGA
- a CDS encoding UbiA-like polyprenyltransferase, with protein MPAFRNLRTTLEMIKWEHSVFALPFALCGAMLAARGWPAGRQLGWIVVAMVAARSAAMAFNRLADANLDSINPRTQTRALPAGTLSRGFVSGFVLLSCTVFVVAASQLNRLALLLSPVALAVLLLYSYTKRFTRWSHLVLGFALGIAPAAAWIAVRNSLDPRILLLTAAVTFWVGGFDVLYACQDYDFDLRHGLHSIPRYVGIRRALLLARLFHFAMLLLLVALIWAFHLGVVAALGVIAVGLLLGYEHSLVSSDDLSKLNAAFFTMNGAISVVFFLFIAADVLRRR; from the coding sequence GTGCCCGCCTTTCGGAATCTGCGAACCACACTGGAGATGATCAAGTGGGAGCACTCGGTGTTTGCGCTTCCATTTGCGTTGTGCGGGGCAATGCTGGCGGCAAGGGGATGGCCGGCCGGCCGGCAACTCGGCTGGATTGTGGTCGCCATGGTAGCGGCGCGCTCAGCAGCCATGGCATTCAATCGCTTGGCTGACGCTAATCTCGATTCCATTAATCCGCGCACCCAGACTCGCGCTTTGCCGGCAGGCACTCTCTCTCGCGGTTTCGTGAGCGGATTTGTGCTGCTCTCCTGTACCGTCTTCGTGGTAGCCGCGTCGCAACTCAACCGCCTGGCGCTACTGCTCTCACCGGTGGCGCTGGCGGTGCTGCTTTTGTATTCCTATACCAAGCGCTTCACCCGCTGGTCGCACTTGGTGCTCGGGTTCGCCCTGGGAATTGCGCCGGCCGCGGCCTGGATTGCGGTACGCAACTCGCTCGATCCTAGAATTCTGTTGCTTACCGCAGCTGTGACCTTCTGGGTAGGCGGTTTCGACGTGCTCTACGCCTGCCAGGATTACGATTTCGATCTGCGCCATGGGCTGCACTCAATTCCTCGCTATGTGGGAATCCGCCGCGCTCTCCTGCTGGCGCGACTGTTTCACTTTGCAATGCTGTTGTTATTGGTGGCGCTGATCTGGGCTTTTCATCTGGGGGTGGTTGCGGCTCTAGGCGTCATCGCTGTTGGTCTGTTGCTCGGCTACGAGCACTCGCTGGTTTCTTCGGATGACCTCAGCAAGCTGAATGCTGCGTTCTTCACCATGAATGGCGCGATCTCGGTGGTGTTCTTCCTTTTCATTGCCGCGGACGTGCTACGCCGGCGCTAG
- a CDS encoding sigma factor-like helix-turn-helix DNA-binding protein — protein sequence MNVHVSYKVNKTPDIEKEINHHVEKLQKRLQVFRPELVHLKGVIEHNSVREGFIVSLNLRLPSGQMAVQQSAPVATAALKSAFDDLLQQLTKHKDHLRSHHKFPRWRGREERSRREPEVPFEQTVAAVQPPMVSPEDIRSYIDVNLDNLKSFVERELRYRESAGQLRPDSLKVEEVIDEAIADALGEGIEKPERLALEPWLYRLAIRAIDRLSRRTRDGSEDVPLEHSLRSQNILASDEPLLEFHQPDEQLLAEDVIPDPRIATPEDVAASDEMITLVESALLSAAPPDREAFILYAIEGFTVDEIAAITDRKPEEVRASILAAREHLKKSLPIPNEFKDLLLQHSKIA from the coding sequence ATGAACGTCCACGTCAGTTACAAGGTTAATAAGACTCCCGATATCGAAAAAGAAATTAATCACCACGTCGAGAAGCTGCAGAAAAGATTGCAGGTGTTCCGCCCCGAGCTCGTGCACTTGAAGGGAGTCATAGAGCACAACTCTGTCCGCGAGGGTTTTATTGTTTCGCTCAACCTGCGCTTGCCTTCGGGCCAAATGGCGGTCCAGCAGAGTGCCCCAGTAGCGACGGCAGCCCTGAAGTCGGCGTTCGACGACCTGCTCCAGCAGCTCACCAAGCACAAGGACCATCTCCGCAGCCATCATAAGTTTCCTCGTTGGCGCGGGCGCGAGGAACGTAGCCGGCGCGAGCCGGAAGTGCCATTTGAGCAGACGGTAGCGGCGGTTCAGCCGCCGATGGTTTCGCCAGAGGACATCAGGAGCTACATTGACGTTAATCTCGACAATCTGAAGAGCTTTGTCGAGCGCGAATTGCGTTATCGGGAGAGTGCTGGCCAGCTGCGGCCGGATTCACTCAAGGTAGAGGAAGTTATTGATGAAGCCATAGCTGACGCTCTGGGAGAGGGCATTGAAAAACCGGAGCGGCTGGCGCTCGAGCCATGGCTTTACCGGTTGGCGATCCGCGCCATTGATCGCCTTTCTCGCCGAACCAGAGACGGATCGGAAGATGTTCCCCTTGAGCACTCTCTGCGGTCCCAGAACATCCTCGCGAGTGACGAGCCATTATTGGAATTTCACCAGCCCGATGAGCAGCTACTGGCAGAAGATGTCATCCCCGATCCGCGGATCGCTACCCCCGAAGATGTGGCCGCCTCTGACGAGATGATTACATTGGTGGAATCGGCCCTCTTGAGCGCAGCTCCCCCGGACCGGGAAGCATTTATTCTCTATGCCATCGAGGGTTTCACCGTGGACGAGATTGCTGCCATTACAGACCGCAAGCCGGAAGAAGTGCGTGCTTCTATTCTTGCCGCTCGCGAGCACCTGAAGAAATCGCTACCTATCCCCAACGAGTTCAAAGATTTGTTGCTGCAGCACTCCAAGATTGCATAG
- the glpX gene encoding class II fructose-bisphosphatase has product MATQVTTNPKALAKSYGHNLESDLALEFLRVVEKAAIASARTMGKGDRHLSDQVAVEAMRKTMDTVPMRGTIVIGEGERDEAPMLYIGENVGAEFPGGFGVPEVDIAVDPLEGTNLCATGQPGAITVLAASERGGLLNAPDCYMDKIVVGPSCHGAVDLDAPVKENLQSIAKRLNRDVDDLVVVVLDRPRHEKLISDIRAAGARIRLIGDGDLSAGIAAAVIGTGVHVVMGSGGAPEGVLTAAALRCLNGYMLGRLIINTPELEARIAKMGIKDKNKIYKAEELAPGKQIIFAATGVTDGSLMRGVRFFGEGTRTSSLIVTKATGKVRFVDSIHLENKPDIKIRFA; this is encoded by the coding sequence ATGGCTACTCAGGTAACAACTAACCCGAAGGCGCTCGCCAAGAGCTATGGTCACAATCTGGAGAGCGACCTGGCCCTGGAATTCCTGCGCGTGGTGGAAAAGGCCGCAATTGCTTCCGCCCGGACCATGGGAAAAGGAGATCGCCATCTTTCGGACCAGGTTGCGGTTGAGGCCATGCGAAAGACCATGGATACGGTGCCGATGCGCGGCACCATCGTTATCGGCGAGGGCGAGCGCGATGAAGCCCCCATGCTCTATATCGGCGAAAATGTTGGGGCTGAGTTTCCCGGAGGGTTTGGCGTCCCGGAAGTGGATATTGCGGTGGATCCGCTGGAGGGCACGAACTTATGTGCGACCGGCCAGCCGGGGGCAATTACGGTGCTGGCGGCTTCTGAGCGGGGCGGGCTGCTGAATGCTCCTGACTGCTACATGGACAAGATTGTGGTCGGACCCTCTTGTCATGGTGCTGTGGACCTGGATGCGCCGGTTAAAGAGAATCTTCAGAGTATTGCCAAGCGACTCAACCGAGATGTTGATGATCTGGTGGTCGTGGTACTCGACCGGCCTCGCCACGAGAAACTGATTTCCGATATTCGCGCGGCGGGCGCGCGCATCCGCTTGATCGGCGATGGCGACCTCTCGGCGGGTATTGCTGCCGCGGTGATCGGGACTGGCGTCCACGTCGTAATGGGCTCTGGTGGTGCACCCGAAGGCGTGCTTACGGCTGCGGCCTTGCGTTGTTTGAACGGCTACATGCTGGGGCGGTTGATCATTAACACGCCGGAACTTGAGGCACGCATCGCCAAGATGGGCATCAAGGACAAGAACAAAATCTACAAAGCCGAAGAGCTGGCTCCTGGAAAGCAGATCATCTTCGCTGCCACCGGCGTGACTGACGGTTCGCTGATGCGCGGAGTGCGCTTCTTTGGAGAGGGCACGCGAACGTCGTCATTGATCGTCACCAAGGCTACGGGGAAAGTACGGTTTGTAGACAGCATTCACCTGGAGAATAAGCCGGACATCAAAATCAGGTTCGCTTAG